The Sphingomonas psychrotolerans genome includes a region encoding these proteins:
- a CDS encoding TrbI F-type domain-containing protein, translating to MAEQPELDLPPVPAPMPRDMTAVRKAGFGGFSRQQILIGVLVLALTIWAMWVTRALTVPREEHIVSARLSALVGDYVEAQRFSGSPPERVQAEMRAFMASLDKELQRRSASGQVVLVGEAVLTKNVPDITDSLKTAVFAAGVPVPKRASVEELQRLQELSSAQAAIAARQPQPSSPQGPIDPMGAASALPLQPEGPAGVPSQRTAPMGPGASVATFGGPDGNGRQ from the coding sequence ATGGCTGAACAGCCCGAACTCGATCTTCCGCCGGTTCCGGCGCCCATGCCACGCGACATGACCGCCGTGCGCAAAGCAGGGTTCGGTGGATTTAGCCGGCAGCAGATTCTGATCGGAGTGTTGGTCCTGGCTCTGACCATCTGGGCGATGTGGGTCACGCGGGCCCTGACAGTTCCCAGGGAAGAACATATCGTTTCGGCTCGCCTGTCTGCGTTGGTCGGCGACTATGTCGAGGCGCAGCGCTTCTCGGGCTCGCCCCCTGAGCGTGTGCAGGCCGAGATGCGGGCGTTCATGGCGTCGCTCGACAAGGAGCTCCAAAGGCGCAGCGCCTCCGGTCAGGTCGTGCTGGTCGGCGAAGCGGTCCTGACCAAGAACGTGCCGGACATCACCGACAGCCTGAAAACGGCAGTGTTCGCGGCGGGCGTGCCCGTCCCCAAGCGCGCGTCCGTCGAGGAACTCCAGCGCCTGCAGGAGCTGTCGAGCGCGCAGGCCGCGATTGCCGCTCGCCAGCCGCAGCCTTCCTCACCGCAGGGGCCGATCGACCCCATGGGGGCCGCCTCCGCCCTCCCGCTGCAGCCGGAGGGGCCAGCTGGCGTGCCGTCGCAGCGGACTGCTCCGATGGGGCCTGGCGCGTCGGTCGCAACCTTTGGAGGACCCGATGGCAACGGTCGTCAGTGA
- a CDS encoding S26 family signal peptidase: MATVVSEQGLERWRPRKRLWLLLGVTIIGSVGFGAIASWRDSHVLLINASDSLPNWAFLIRRHQLPARGDYVFFDPPRSALLRRHFGAKPQMFGKIVYGMPGDRVAHDGSAVRINGAPVGRLKPRTRTGEPLTPGAVGAIPAGCYYAGSPHPDSFDSRYAEIGFVCGRQLIGVGEPVL; the protein is encoded by the coding sequence ATGGCAACGGTCGTCAGTGAGCAAGGCCTTGAGCGCTGGCGTCCGCGCAAGCGGCTGTGGCTCCTTCTTGGGGTCACTATTATCGGGTCCGTCGGGTTCGGGGCGATTGCAAGCTGGCGCGACAGCCATGTGTTGCTGATCAACGCATCAGATTCGCTTCCCAATTGGGCGTTCCTGATCCGTCGTCATCAGCTTCCCGCTCGCGGTGACTATGTCTTCTTCGATCCACCGCGCAGCGCGCTGCTGCGCCGCCACTTCGGGGCAAAACCCCAGATGTTCGGCAAAATCGTCTACGGCATGCCCGGCGACCGGGTGGCGCATGACGGCTCGGCCGTTAGGATCAACGGTGCGCCAGTCGGCCGGCTAAAGCCACGGACCAGAACGGGCGAGCCACTGACGCCGGGGGCGGTCGGAGCTATCCCTGCCGGTTGCTATTATGCCGGGTCTCCGCACCCGGACAGTTTCGACAGCCGCTATGCCGAGATCGGATTTGTCTGCGGTCGCCAGCTTATCGGCGTCGGGGAGCCGGTGTTATGA
- the traC gene encoding type IV secretion system protein TraC: MAKAFFDDLLAGVFGDSKRPDTQRPDLAVPMLAHWLPYRSYDPKTGIFYNSASRGFVIEAAPLVGADERTGEILAQFLSEGIPAPGCLQFHQWMSPRIGERLSKWYLPRYSARGVYERMAKHRVDFLTDGVWESLSADAPFCLRNHRVGISYSTPESSSVSIEQIVSVMESLISSLASINVAARKMDPVALIGWIDDITSPTTAAGDDAVSYNPLDPIADQAIRRDIELQVEPDRMLLRTERFRPTGKTVKGAPEIGEIYPDVFDVRSFSVRNLPTRWAPWDMARLIGDMFTDKLRMPCPVATNLCIDFPDAQASTNKASYKFMRTTSLADSKSSKFLPQLRDQSQEWRYVNEEIRQGRKLVRVFFSATAFSPKGKGDSNERVLKSVYRAAGWDLLDDRYLQVMGLLCAMPMTMANGLSKDLERMKRMRTLLTTTAANLAPLQGEYLGGSVPHLLLIGRRGQPFFWSPFENAAGNHNVAVFGKSGSGKSVALQELCGSLCGAGAKVVVIDDGRSFEHSAKLQGGAFVEFTMSSGFCLNPFSMIDQAQAAEDEDYLLDCMAMLKAIINQMARHINVLDDTERGLIDGAVNQVWAQHGSRGSIDLVIEALDATGNGIASNLGIAMRPFSSAGTYGRFFQGEVSFELKAQLTVFELSDLSAREELRGVVLTAIMFMSQQMMRKLDRSIPKALLLDEAWQMLRGGAMADFIETYARTCRKYGASLVTATQSLNDYYKSAGSIAALENSDWFVILQQKPETIADFKKHDRFEMDDYTDALLRSLKRNGFEYSDIMIKGPDTLAVGRLVLDPYSAALFSSSPKTFAAIDALIAEGMSMDEAIERIAFPNNPEKWVSNLAPVDEIAIAAE; the protein is encoded by the coding sequence ATGGCGAAGGCATTTTTCGACGATCTGCTAGCTGGCGTGTTCGGCGACAGTAAGAGGCCGGACACGCAGCGGCCGGACCTGGCGGTCCCGATGCTTGCCCACTGGCTTCCCTACCGCAGCTACGACCCGAAGACCGGCATCTTCTATAACAGCGCGTCGCGCGGCTTCGTCATCGAAGCGGCGCCGCTGGTCGGGGCGGATGAGCGCACGGGTGAAATCTTAGCGCAGTTCCTCTCGGAAGGGATACCAGCACCCGGCTGCCTCCAGTTCCACCAGTGGATGTCGCCGCGCATCGGTGAGCGTCTGTCGAAATGGTATCTGCCCCGCTACTCGGCACGCGGCGTCTACGAACGCATGGCGAAGCACCGCGTCGATTTTCTAACGGACGGTGTGTGGGAGTCGCTTTCGGCCGACGCGCCATTCTGTCTGCGCAATCACCGCGTCGGCATCTCCTATTCGACCCCGGAATCCTCGAGCGTGTCGATCGAGCAGATCGTCTCGGTGATGGAGTCGCTGATTTCCTCGCTGGCGTCGATCAACGTCGCTGCCCGCAAGATGGACCCGGTCGCGCTGATCGGCTGGATCGACGACATCACCTCACCAACGACGGCGGCGGGTGATGACGCCGTCAGTTATAACCCACTCGACCCGATCGCCGACCAGGCCATTCGCCGCGACATCGAGCTCCAGGTCGAGCCCGACCGGATGCTGCTGCGCACCGAGCGTTTCCGGCCGACCGGCAAGACGGTCAAAGGCGCGCCGGAGATTGGCGAGATTTACCCCGACGTGTTCGACGTCCGGTCGTTCTCGGTGCGCAACCTGCCGACGCGCTGGGCGCCCTGGGACATGGCGCGCCTGATCGGCGACATGTTCACCGACAAGCTGCGCATGCCGTGTCCGGTGGCGACCAACCTCTGCATCGATTTCCCCGACGCCCAGGCCTCGACCAACAAGGCCAGCTACAAATTCATGCGGACGACGAGCCTCGCGGATTCCAAGTCATCCAAGTTTCTGCCGCAGCTGCGGGATCAGTCCCAGGAATGGCGCTACGTCAATGAGGAGATCCGGCAGGGCCGAAAGCTCGTCCGCGTATTCTTCAGCGCCACCGCCTTCTCGCCCAAGGGCAAGGGCGACAGCAACGAACGCGTGCTCAAATCGGTCTACCGGGCCGCGGGCTGGGACCTGCTCGACGATCGTTACCTGCAGGTCATGGGTCTGCTGTGCGCGATGCCGATGACGATGGCCAATGGCCTCTCGAAGGATCTCGAGCGCATGAAGCGGATGCGTACGCTGCTCACCACGACGGCGGCGAACCTGGCGCCGTTGCAGGGCGAGTATCTTGGCGGATCAGTGCCGCACCTTCTCCTGATCGGGCGGCGGGGCCAGCCCTTCTTCTGGAGCCCTTTCGAAAACGCCGCGGGCAATCACAATGTCGCGGTGTTCGGCAAATCCGGTTCGGGCAAGTCGGTGGCGCTCCAGGAATTGTGCGGCTCGCTCTGCGGCGCGGGCGCGAAGGTCGTGGTGATCGACGATGGCCGCTCCTTCGAACATTCGGCCAAACTTCAGGGGGGCGCTTTTGTCGAGTTCACGATGAGCTCGGGCTTCTGTCTCAACCCCTTTTCGATGATCGACCAGGCCCAAGCTGCCGAAGACGAGGATTATCTCCTCGACTGCATGGCCATGCTGAAGGCGATCATCAACCAGATGGCACGGCATATCAATGTGCTCGACGACACCGAGCGCGGCTTGATCGACGGCGCGGTCAACCAGGTGTGGGCCCAGCATGGCAGCCGCGGCTCGATCGACCTTGTTATCGAGGCGCTCGACGCCACCGGCAATGGGATCGCCTCCAACCTGGGGATCGCGATGCGGCCATTCTCGTCCGCCGGCACTTACGGCCGCTTTTTCCAGGGCGAGGTGTCGTTTGAGCTGAAGGCCCAGCTCACCGTATTCGAGCTGTCCGACCTCTCGGCGCGCGAAGAGCTGCGCGGCGTCGTTCTCACCGCGATTATGTTCATGTCGCAGCAGATGATGCGCAAACTCGATCGCTCGATCCCCAAGGCGCTGCTGCTCGATGAGGCGTGGCAGATGTTGCGCGGCGGCGCGATGGCCGACTTCATCGAGACCTATGCGCGCACCTGCCGGAAATACGGGGCGTCGCTAGTGACCGCAACCCAGTCGCTCAACGACTATTACAAGTCGGCCGGCTCGATCGCGGCGCTGGAAAACTCCGACTGGTTCGTGATCCTGCAGCAGAAGCCGGAGACGATCGCGGACTTCAAGAAACACGACCGTTTCGAGATGGACGATTATACCGACGCCCTCCTGCGCTCGCTCAAGCGCAACGGCTTCGAATATTCGGACATCATGATCAAAGGCCCGGACACGCTCGCTGTCGGGCGCCTGGTGCTCGATCCCTACTCGGCAGCTTTGTTCTCCTCCAGCCCAAAGACCTTCGCGGCAATCGACGCGCTGATCGCCGAAGGCATGAGCATGGATGAAGCGATCGAGCGGATCGCCTTCCCCAACAATCCGGAAAAATGGGTCAGCAATCTCGCCCCGGTGGACGAGATCGCGATCGCTGCGGAGTAG
- the traW gene encoding type-F conjugative transfer system protein TraW, protein MKRILAGTAGGLLLGVAVFVAGPMRTEARDYGQTGQAFPVIEPDLLSTIEARLKRAEASGELARTNEMFAKRVEAKVRRPTPVAGITPAIAAREWDYDPAVRLERDINDHKGNLIASAGQTINPLDFVAVKQALVFIDGDDAGQMAWATSRFTDLNAKIIFVSGSPLEEMTNRKRRFYFDQEGKLTSRFGIEHTPAVVRQTGRVMRVTEQVLRPGKAS, encoded by the coding sequence ATGAAGCGGATCCTCGCCGGGACCGCGGGCGGCCTGCTTCTGGGAGTCGCCGTTTTCGTCGCCGGTCCGATGCGGACGGAAGCCCGCGACTATGGCCAGACGGGTCAGGCGTTCCCGGTCATCGAGCCTGACCTGCTTTCCACGATCGAGGCTCGGCTCAAGCGCGCCGAAGCGAGCGGTGAACTCGCGCGCACCAACGAGATGTTCGCCAAGCGTGTGGAGGCGAAGGTTCGCCGTCCGACGCCCGTGGCCGGCATCACGCCTGCAATCGCCGCGCGAGAGTGGGACTATGATCCCGCTGTCCGGCTCGAGCGCGATATTAACGACCATAAAGGCAATCTGATTGCGTCTGCGGGGCAGACCATCAACCCGCTCGACTTCGTTGCGGTTAAGCAGGCGCTCGTATTTATTGACGGCGACGATGCCGGCCAGATGGCCTGGGCGACCAGTCGTTTCACTGACCTCAACGCCAAGATCATCTTCGTCAGCGGGTCGCCGCTTGAGGAGATGACGAACCGGAAGCGACGCTTCTACTTCGATCAGGAGGGCAAACTGACCTCCCGGTTCGGCATCGAACATACGCCGGCGGTGGTTCGCCAGACCGGCCGGGTCATGCGGGTGACCGAGCAGGTGCTGCGTCCGGGAAAGGCAAGCTGA
- the traV gene encoding type IV conjugative transfer system lipoprotein TraV: MSGRFMRSATARAIMGTAAMAVLNGCATFGSNVKGSFSCVAPDGICAPSSSIDDRALAMIAGESGAGDMSPAGPYMESRPRSQAARTAAAGQRLPIGQPDPRRTQERVLRIVFQPYIDGQGRLHEASAIHAVVQTGEWQQQALMSASVIPDRNARAIVPAPESLAEVVDRADPAIADVAAIDPDLPDPAAIAAARARAADPVGAIKSEVAARLAPKTGRTPAPQAPAVQSRTTARSVEGAPATPSAASGKDPGPRPNAATVVATPQPKITAGQEAAASVKASPAYRAGATRAEEGGRAAAATAALPDAKSAVEPTVRAAGFPAAVPEDN; encoded by the coding sequence GTGAGCGGCCGGTTTATGCGATCGGCGACAGCCCGGGCGATCATGGGCACTGCGGCGATGGCAGTGCTAAACGGCTGCGCCACCTTCGGCAGCAATGTGAAGGGCAGTTTCTCCTGCGTCGCGCCAGACGGCATCTGCGCGCCCTCGTCGTCGATCGACGATCGTGCGCTGGCCATGATCGCGGGAGAAAGTGGTGCAGGCGATATGTCGCCGGCCGGCCCCTACATGGAATCGAGGCCGAGGTCGCAGGCGGCGCGCACGGCCGCTGCGGGTCAGCGCCTGCCGATCGGTCAGCCGGACCCGCGGCGCACCCAGGAGCGCGTGCTCCGGATCGTGTTCCAGCCCTATATCGATGGGCAGGGCCGGCTGCACGAGGCAAGCGCCATCCACGCCGTCGTCCAGACCGGCGAGTGGCAACAGCAGGCACTGATGTCTGCAAGCGTCATCCCCGATCGTAATGCCAGGGCGATAGTGCCCGCCCCGGAATCACTTGCCGAAGTCGTCGATCGTGCCGATCCGGCAATTGCCGATGTGGCGGCTATCGATCCTGACCTGCCAGATCCCGCCGCGATCGCAGCTGCCCGCGCGCGCGCGGCTGATCCGGTGGGAGCGATCAAATCCGAGGTTGCGGCCCGTCTAGCCCCCAAGACGGGTCGCACGCCCGCACCGCAGGCGCCCGCGGTCCAGTCGAGAACGACGGCGCGCAGCGTCGAGGGTGCACCGGCCACGCCTTCCGCCGCGAGTGGCAAGGACCCCGGTCCGCGTCCAAACGCCGCCACCGTTGTCGCCACACCTCAGCCCAAGATCACGGCCGGGCAGGAGGCTGCGGCCAGTGTGAAAGCGAGTCCCGCATATCGGGCAGGCGCGACCCGGGCGGAGGAGGGCGGGCGCGCTGCCGCCGCGACGGCCGCGCTCCCCGATGCGAAGTCCGCCGTCGAACCGACCGTACGAGCGGCCGGTTTCCCTGCCGCCGTGCCGGAGGACAACTGA